One Chaetodon trifascialis isolate fChaTrf1 chromosome 13, fChaTrf1.hap1, whole genome shotgun sequence DNA segment encodes these proteins:
- the LOC139341511 gene encoding uncharacterized protein encodes MRGTEESNVKESFSKENLQGEEKDPLQEQQGKINGGPPHPYLDQWGSGEREAIQITVEDLGIINTSFILFEEDPAIPRNNMARSASSLSACPRALRKKQLKPLSSLTVQPQDKPAITFTSGEDNEEDDPLLFASNTNSTAASGNLPTRPVINLIPPTPSDVANDDQFLDMNSEESVAYTSGSDVSFAAGDQENCGEKMESVEAAEPTEEVTLAENAVSTNSAAEPEEGLSGQLGEESEAVPTKEMEEEKTKPMFLHSTCQVAPLPEYPQKNDLSNTDVSCPDLLKADLCLLPHATNMDAFTQRRRLITRSCSLGDTLSRSATFHGLTQISNHQEEEESPHQRRITVASYMPQSKDQNGNFPEKDMDKQVAKSLRKLNTDEVCQWFTSIGLQKCLPFIREAKLCGEDIASVDMNTLDTLHIASLEDREQLLSAIYNELHPPTKISRRLDSLLAESSSPNNVETVNTTLVSMTKSKSSPHMSCLSMNRRSLKNRNYSQNCMVQRSSQLIEITINASERIVHLRTPKETTVGKIMDSCIKMLGMTEDKGPFVLKETQGSSEELPPDQLIGSLLTSMSENGQLELHLCKTEKSSDTVSQNNPEVKSSDENSNINKNVQKEERIRELNQQVESLQNVILQVQELHHGLVAFCSELKSMDGDANIEKLGSAELKQRLELVKSQLSDKRQSLQALRDNINNSTAHKKKQLDVRLLEKMKLNCQVFKEEISMVHLNRQVAHLQNALQERYVKEKARKKSLAIGSLSQLVSLQCPAMLLVLQENHDPDGHYGFTCHYREGSGLVVVKVDNSHLCVGDRLVEVNGILVVSSTEEELMDILLQGPSAQIVVLRQPPPTLTSQQHPLLQQHMVDPDPMQKICPERDVVTMETPPQRKVMAI; translated from the exons ATGAGAGGAACTGAGGAAAGTAATGTTAAAGAAAGTTTCTCCAAAGAGAATCTGCAAG GTGAGGAGAAGGATCCTCTGCAGGAGCAACAAGGGAAGATTAATGGGGGCCCTCCGCATCCATACCTGGATCAGTGGGGATCAGGTGAGAGGGAGGCTATCCAGATTACAGTGGAGGATCTGGGGATAATTAACACGAGCTTTATCCTGTTTGAGGAAGATCCCGCGATCCCCAGGAACAACATGGCCCGCTCAGCCAGCTCCCTGTCCGCCTGCCCGAGGGCTCTGAGGAAGAAACAACTGAAGCCTCTGTCTTCACTCACGGTACAGCCCCAGGACAAACCGGCCATTACTTTTACCAGTGGGGAAGATAATGAAGAGGATGACCCATTGCTGTTTGCAAGCAACACCAATAGCACGGCAGCTTCTGGAAACCTCCCGACAAGACCTGTCATCAATCTGATCCCACCCACCCCCTCGGACGTCGCTAATGATGATCAGTTCCTTGACATGAACTCAGAGGAGAGTGTGGCATACACATCTGGCAGTGATGTAAGCTTTGCTGCTGGTGACCAGGAGAATTGTGGGGAAAAGATGGAGAGTGTGGAGGCAGCAGAGCCAACAGAGGAAGTCACATTGGCTGAGAATGCAGTCAGTACTAACAGTGCAGCTGAGCCTGAAGAGGGCCTAAGTGGTCAGCTTGGAGAGGAAAGCGAGGCTGTGCCAAccaaagagatggaggaagagaaaacaaagcccATGTTCTTACACAGCACCTGCCAGGTGGCTCCTCTGCCCGAGTACCCTCAGAAAA ATGACCTGAGCAACACAGACGTGAGCTGCCCCGACTTGCTGAAAGCTGATCTTTGTCTGCTTCCGCACGCCACCAACATGGACGCATTTACTCAACGGCGG AGGCTGATAACTCGCTCCTGCAGTCTTGGGGACACACTGAGCAGGAGCGCCACTTTTCACGGTTTGACCCAGATATCAAAccaccaggaagaggaggagtcaCCACATCAACGACGCATAACCGTTG CATCATATATGCCTCAGTCTAAGGATCAGAATGGAAACTTCCCTGAGAAG GATATGGACAAGCAAGTGGCCAAATCTCTTAGGAAGCTGAACACAGATGAAGTCTGCCAATGGTTTACAAGTATTGGACTGCAGAAATGTCTTCCTTTCATTAGAG aAGCAAAACTGTGTGGAGAAGACATAGCTTCAGTGGACATGAACACTTTGGACACCCTTCATATCGCCTCACTGGAAGACAGGGAGCAGCTGCTGTCGGCCATTTATAATGAGCTGCACCCTCCCACCAAAATCAGCCGGAGACTCGACTCTCTGCTTG CAGAATCCTCCAGCCCTAATAATGTTGAGACAGTCAATACAACACTGGTGTCAATGACCAAGTCTAAGTCCTCTCCTCACATGAGCTGCCTGAGCATGAATCGCCGTTCCCTCAAGAACAG AAACTACAGCCAAAACTGCATGGTACAGAGGAGTTCTCAGCTGATCGAGATTACAATCAACG CATCAGAGAGGATCGTTCATCTCAGAACCCCAAAGGAAACAACGGTGGGAAAAATCATGGATTCTTGTATTAAAATGTTGGGGATGACAGAAGATAAGGGTCCATTTGTACTGAAAGAAACACAAG GTTCATCGGAAGAGCTCCCACCAGATCAGCTGATTGGGAGTCTCCTGACATCGATGTCAGAGAACGGACAACTGGAGCTGCACTTGTGCAAAACG GAGAAGTCATCAGATACTGTTTCACAAAATAATCCAGAAGTCAAGAGTTCtgatgaaaacagcaacatcaacaaaaacgtccagaaagaagagaggatCAGAGAGCTCAACCAACAGGTGGAGTCACTACAAAACGTCATCCTTCAG GTCCAGGAGCTCCACCACGGCCTGGTGGCATTTTGTTCAGAGTTGAAGAGCATGGATGGAGATGCGAACATAGAAAAGCTCGGCtctgctgagctgaagcagAGGCTGGAGTTGGTTAAAAGCCAACTGAGCGACAAGAGACAGAGCCTGCAGGCCCTCAGAGACAACATTAACAACTCCACTGCTCACAAGAAGAA GCAGCTGGACGTTCGTCTCCTGGAAAAGATGAAGCTGAACTGCCAAGTGTTTAAGGAGGAAATTTCCATGGTCCATCTCAACCGACAGGTGGCTCACCTCCAAaatgctttacaagaaagataTGTTAAG GAGAAAGCTCGGAAAAAGAGTCTGGCCATCGGCAGCCTGAGCCAGCTGGTGTCCCTGCAGTGTCCGGCCATGCTGCTGGTTCTACAGGAGAACCATGACCCTGATGGCCACTATGGCTTTACGTGTCACTACAGAGAAGGCAGCGGACTAGTGGTGGTCAAGGTGGACAACTCTCACCTCTGTGTGGGCGACAG ACTGGTGGAGGTGAATGGTATACTGGTGGTCAGCTCTACAGAGGAAGAGCTGATGGACATCCTGCTGCAGGGACCCAGCGCTCAAATTGTTGTTCTTCGCCAGCCCCCGCCCACCCTCACCAGTCAACAGCACCCTCTGCTTCAGCAACACATGGTCGACCCTGATCCCATGCAAAAAATCTGCCCAGAAAGGGATGTGGTCACCATGGAAACCCCTCCTCAAAGGAAGGTGATGGCCATCTGA